A DNA window from Fragaria vesca subsp. vesca linkage group LG3, FraVesHawaii_1.0, whole genome shotgun sequence contains the following coding sequences:
- the LOC101303893 gene encoding disease resistance protein At4g27190-like, which produces MYEVMKAFTDDEVTAIGVYSMGGVGKTTLVKLIAAHGKNSGIFDHVIISVASQNPELENIQGTLAEQLGFKLHEKREIGRAARLSKEIKEKNKIIIILDDIWERIDLSRIGIPSYKELQKCNSKVLLTTRIMNVCHAMECQRKITLNGSVSTRFLGLVYEKSKNVFRIALFRGCGKEVARALGDKNLVEWKRAAQRLEKSQTANPEDVGEASKCIRLSYDYLKDEDCKSYFLLCCLFPEDCDIPIKDLIRYAIGKGLFQDAETLDEARDRADTVVRHLKDSSLLMDGRNSKYVSMHDVVRDTAINIAKSEDGHGFLVKAGCDLEAWPRKLLEGYSAISLMGNPISKLPEKLNRAVSLPTFKLCV; this is translated from the exons ATGTATGAGGTTATGAAGGCGTTTACAGATGATGAGGTCACTGCCATTGGTGTCTACAGCATGGGAGGCGTTGGAAAGACAACCCTGGTAAAACTTATCGCTGCACATGGAAAAAATAGTGGGATTTTTGATCATGTGATTATCAGTGTCGCATCCCAAAACCCTGAGTTGGAAAATATTCAAGGCACATTGGCAGAGCAGCTGGGCTTCAAATTACATGAGAAGAGAGAAATTGGACGAGCAGCGAGATTGAGTAAGGAGATAAAAGAGAAGAATAAGATCATTATAATCCTGGACGACATTTGGGAGAGAATTGATTTATCAAGAATAGGAATACCGAGCTACAAGGAACTTCAAAAGTGCAATTCAAAAGTCCTACTGACCACAAGGATAATGAATGTTTGTCATGCCATGGAGTGCCAAAGAAAGATCACCCTCAATGGTTCTGTCAGCACAAGATTCTTGGGCCTTGTTTATGAGAAAAGCAAGAACGTCTTTCGAATTGCCCTCTTTCGAGGGTGTGGCAAGGAAG TTGCAAGGGCACTCGGTGATAAAAACTTGGTGGAATGGAAGAGAGCAGCTCAACGACTAGAGAAGTCCCAAACTGCCAACCCGGAGGATGTCGGAGAAGCATCCAAATGTATAAGATTAAGCTATGATTACTTGAAAGATGAGGACTGCAAGTCATACTTCTTGCTATGTTGCTTGTTCCCAGAAGACTGTGACATCCCAATAAAAGACTTAATCAGGTATGCCATTGGAAAAGGATTGTTTCAAGATGCTGAAACACTCGATGAAGCCAGAGACAGAGCTGATACTGTGGTCAGGCACCTTAAAGATTCTAGCTTGCTTATGGATGGTAGAAACAGTAAATATGTAAGTATGCATGATGTTGTCCGGGATACAGCAATAAATATTGCAAAATCTGAAGATGGGCATGGATTTTTGGTGAAAGCTGGCTGTGATTTAGAGGCTTGGCCACGTAAATTACTTGAAGGCTACTCTGCAATCTCACTAATGGGGAATCCTATCAGCAAGCTACCCGAAAAGCTG AATCGTGCAGTCTCCTTACCAACCTTCAAGCTTTGTGTTTAG